The sequence below is a genomic window from Xiphophorus maculatus strain JP 163 A chromosome 18, X_maculatus-5.0-male, whole genome shotgun sequence.
tttttaaaaaaaatttgtaataaatgttttaattattctgcCTTCGAGATGGGCAGGATTAGTAGCACTTTTCCTCCCTGAACACAAATCTGCAATAGAATATTATCTTGTCTTTTCCACTGTGAAGAGTGACTAAGAGAAACAGATCTCTGTGCCGCAACAGGAAGTCCGTAAAGACTTAAAactaataaacattttgatcagCCTAACACTTTAAAGCACATGCGTCAAACTCACATGCGCCAGGCCAATTCTGGCAGCTGTGCACTAAAATATTACTGGATCAGTCAAATCagtttttacatatatattgcTAAATAACTTGAATGTCtaatcttatttaatttttgaaattacTCATTGGACACAGCaaaatgtataatattttaaaagtttgttaaTAGGTAGTTTTATCTAACCATTCTGCCACAAGTCGACATTTGACAATATTCATGATCTTGATGTAGCCTGAAATGAGAATTAGTTTGACAGTCCTACTTTAAAGTGTAAATTACAAAACTGACAATGATAGTGGAACCATTTCACTATTGGAAAAGTGCTTTTCCTACAGTTTTCAGATTAGATCATGTTACTGAGATGCATAATGTAATCCTCCAcaattgttgaaaatgttacttatctatattgctattattattgtgagtgattttttttatttgtgttattttgccAGTAATAACACAAATAATAACACAGCATCGTTACCAAAGGTGTCTATAGATGTGGAGGGTGTTTTATATAtgttgtgtatatatatatatatatatatatatatataacacttGTGTCAAGATTTTTCTTGGATATCAGCAAGTTTTTGCCTAATTATTGTCCAGTCCTTGTACTTAATTCATAATGAATATTAGGTCaatcttattttctttatgaaaCTACTTAATGTTTATACATCTGGgaaattttaacaaatgaaaGACAAAGGCAGAAAAAAGTTAATGTAAAATGATTTCTCAGAAGGAGAAACCATTCCGTAGTACAAGGGGATCTTGTGAAAAACAGAGAATTATGAATGAACCTGTATCAGATTTTCAtatcatatttatttgaaatgtgtcTGTCAgatttagcatttaaaaataatataaataaaaatgtaagaataaaaaGCCCTAGGTGCAACCGTTTCAATTTTCTGGCCGATTGccaatctttaaaaatcctGACTTGTCAATAcagatgtttttgtctgaaatgttgaaaatataGCAGAAGAGTCGCTGAGTTGACAACTACTGTTAAATGCTAATGTGTGGACATGACCTGGGGTGCAGGGACAGTGGTTGagttttagacctttgctgaggtttGCTAAGATCGTCTTCACATGTAAGGATTATTGATTTCccaaaattaactaaattggGGCCGGTTTAACAGTGGATCCCTAAAAACCCACTGTGATCGATCCCAATGGAGCCAGAACTTCATAATGAAGCAGTGAATCATCTTAAGAAACACCCAAATAGAGAAAGAACATCCATTAAGAAAACCATTTGCCTTATAGGTCCAAATAATAAGTTTGCCGTTTTAAAAACAGTCATACTTGTTCCCCATTTTTCTCATAATATCTGTTAACTTGATGGGGATTTCTATAGTGGCACATTATAATGCTTATATAATGTTAACATGGTAGTCGACTGCTTCATGAGGTACCAACCTGTAAGAGTCTGAAAGCAGTGGAGTTTGAACACATCCGTTTCTAGCATCTCAATGCCTGAACTTCCCACTTCAGGAGACAGTTGTGAACCGATGGCAAATAACCTAGGGAGAAATTTCAAGTGTTAACATCAGAGGCAATTgtaatgaacttttaaaatgcaaaaaactaTTAATAACACTAGTAGGTTTTGTGACCACATATAGGAAGGGAACAATGCTTAAATTCAAAGAATAGGTCTTGTTTTCCTAAGGGCTCTACGCATTCATGGTTAAATGAAACTGCAGACaactttgtttgattttaaagctTCTACAACACAACGTAAaaataagagacaaaaataagCTACAGATAAAGACAGTGAAGGCATTACATTAAATCAATATTCAAcaaaactttagaaaaacacagagggacACTCAATACTCCTTCcttcctgtatttagctccagacaccttcccatcagctctgacctgctttctttttctgttaaagaaaagtttcctaaagtatgatgctgccacaatCACATCATGGGACTGTTGCTTTCAGGGTTACCTGAATCAAACTAATGACTAATTAGCAGGTCTCAGAAGAAATGATGAGATGCAGAGGAGGCAAATTAGTCATTTGATTTATGTATGTTGGTGcaaggatgcatctaaaagttgcaagatAATGGCTCCCAGGGACTGCAAAGCTCTGTAGGTCTTTCACATAAATTCCTAATAAAGTAAATcaatgtttgtggttgcaaaATCATAAAGTATAAGACAATGTAGGAATATTTTATGTTATCAGAATCGTTATAATCTGCGAGCTGCACCTCCCTGCTGCTACCACCCAGGACCAACTAGGTTTAAACACACCTAATTTCCTTAATAAATAATACCATCTTCTGCATGGCAGCACCAATGTTTCAGTCCCAGAGTGACTTACGAGTGAAACATGGATGCCAGCATCAGCTTCTCATTGGAGCTAAGGCGAGCCCGTCCAAACCGGATCGAAACCGGATAATTTGCTTGGTCCTTTAAATATTCAAGAATATCTTTTCCGTCCGCTGTATTTTTCCCCAGCACGTCCACTCCATTGATCGACAGCACTGCGTGTCCAACTGAAAGACAACAGCTTCAGTTAGgcaaaaattattctaaaaattcACCTGAAGGCTTCATTAGGTTTAGGCTAACATTACCTTTAATTCCGTCCCGCTGGCCAAAAGATACGATGACTTTTTCATCGTGATGTTTCAGCACCAAGTCTAAAGGGTAGCTAAAGGTCTTTTCCACTTCAGTTCTTGGTACGTAGTTGTCATACTGGTAAATTAACCCCCCAGCTTTATTCACTACATAAACACTGAAAATCACCATCTTTGCCAGGTCTGACTTCCTCCCTCTTGTCACGTGACGTTAACACGTAcctttttacaacaaaattatttattttacggCAATGTGTTTCTACTTGTCTGCACTTGAtttgaggtttaaaaaaaagtccgCAGTCATCTTAAAATTAATATTCTATCTCCACTGCAGTGTCTGgcagtaaaattacatttttaaaaagactacAAAACTTGAGAAAACTCAGGCTCCCAGAATTCCTTTTATCACTTCCGTGCATACGGGTTGTCTAAGGGACAGTTGCACGGGTGGACTTCCTTTCGCTCCGACATCTTGACGAGGAAACATGGTGAGGCTACGGATAACACgttttatttaggaaaataaaacatttaagtgactttattgtgtgtgtttgagcccCCAGCTTTTCGGAATGACCCTTTGGAACAATGCAGGTCATTTGCTTCGATAAAAGTCGTAGGAGAATGTTTATAACTAAGAGTTTACGTACTGTGAAGGATGCTAGCTGGTTTGCTAGACGCACCACGCTTTCATCTGCACGGAGCCGACAGAAAGCTAGCTGGAAGATATTTACGCCAATCGTAGCtcttattgaaataataaaactaataaattatTACGAGCTCTAGCTAAATCATTGCTAGGAGACATAAGGGTACGAAACGACAGCATTTGTGGTTGGCTAATCATTGGGAGACAAGGCCGTGACACCAGATTGTGTGACCCATCGtatttctgcttcagtttaGATGATCAACAGTCATCAATATTCTTCacaatttttaataaagataatTTGACACATTTCTAGGATGATAAGAAGcactttctttttgctttctttgacCTGATTTAAGTTGACGAGCTTCTGCATTGTGTCGAGAAACTTTTTAGTTATTCTTTTAAGTTTATAGTTGATTTATGGAGTGAAGTCTTTCTTTCTATGTTAAACTATCTTCCTACTGACTTGAAATTTAAACTTTTGGCCAGCAAAAAATTTTTGCACAGTTAGCTTTCTTTGCCAATAATCAATGTCTATCCTATCTGGCACTGACCTCTCAAATTACACTTGCGTTTCAAAAtccatttacaaaacaaaattaagcaGCTAGGCATTTTGCCAAGATTAAGATTTACATTGTAAGATTATTCATTAGTCTTCACACTTGTTAAATATGTGTACAAATAAATGGTTCTCTTTGTAAAACTAAACCTGAAAACGTGAACTTACAAGTATTTTCAGAGTTTATGCTATATTTCATCATGTTACAAGGCTTAATATTATGACGAAATCCATTTAGAATCTTATCCAGATCCCATTGcttctgtgttgttgtttttttgtgatggtggctgtttttttttgttgttttttttttttacctcaggGGTTTCTGTTGGGGTggcttttctgtttctgtacaGAATTAACTGAGTTTGAGATCTGCTTTGTGTTCTAATTACCTAAACATTGACTgtattataatttattacttAAAGATTGTCAGATTTAGGACAAACGgataaacaattaatcaatggCAATCTTTTCATACTGGACCAGTTATTTGGTTAttgacattttcttctgctaCTTTATGTTAATTGTGTGAATCAACAGAGCTGTTGCTTCGTAactcagttttttgtttcaaaccCAATAATCATAATGAACATCAAATCGGGCTCTGCACACATGTATCTGTAGGGTGAGCATGAGGTCTGTGTGAAGAATTTTAATTTGATGCTTTTTGCTCCCAGCCTCCCAAACAGGACAAGAAGAAGGACACTGGGAAGTCCAAGAAGGACAAGGACCCAGTCAACAAGTCTGGAGGCAAAGCCAAGAAGAAGGTGAGAGCGGTGGTCAGCCTTTATCTAAACCTCAAAACAGACACTAAATGTTTGAATGTAAACACGATCCCTTTGCTACTGAGCAGAAGTGGTCCAAGGGAAAGGTGAGGGACAAGCTCAACAACTTGGTCCTCTTCGACAAGGCAACCTACGACAAGTTGTACAAAGAAGTTCCCAACTACAAGCTCATCACCCCCGCCGTTGTGTCGGAAAGGCTGAAGATCCGTGGCTCTCTGGCCAGGAACGCCCTCCAGGAGCTGCTCGCCAAAGGTACACCCCACCATCCAGCTCTGGCCGCTGTGCAGGTCCATTTGGGATGAGCAGGAAGTCATCTAAAGGGGATGTAGATAGTTTAAATTTGCTTGACTATTTGTTAATTAGTCCTATTTTAAGTGGGAAACGTAACAGAGAAGGACATGGATGCTGGAATTAGTCAGTTTGTAGAAGGTGTTATAGCAACCTTCTACGAACTTGCTATAACTAAAGTGTCTTTAAAAGCCATAAAGTGTTGGAGTTAATCATGTCAATTTTAGGCCTTAAAGTATCTTAAGTATGTGCAAAGTTTCCACGAAATGATATataattttgtctgaaatgtgtTGGTGTGTTCTTCCACTGCgtcatttcttttcattgtgAAGAATCTTTGAGAAGTGCTGTAGAACTCTGATGTGATTTTACTAAACAATGACATTGGTCAGCTTAAAGTACTGCAGTCACATCAGAGTCAAAATACTAAGTTAAGGTGATGATTACATCTGTGTTGCAGATGTAAGTTTAATATGATTTTTGGAGTAATTAGGTtaagtttttgtatttctagTTGGTTTTTCACTTTAGTATTAAGAGCGTGAAAGGATTTATTTCCTTAATGTGAAGCACAGAGACAAAGATGGCACAAAATGAGATTTACTGAGACAATAAAAATTCTTTCAAATTGACAAGCAGTCATCAGTGCTGCTGATCAGCTGCCATGTCTATCATATTTCATTCTTCCTGTTTCAAATCACATTTATTCCCTCTGAGTTGTTTTGACctcttttaaaatataaaatgcttgATTAAAGCAGGTTTTACACAGAAAAGtgactttaaaacaattaatgattgtcatgtcttattttttgttCCTAATAATTTTTACTTCTCTAGCGAGAACTGCAGCTATAACCGGTATATCAGCTTGTGTCATTGACTGTACATCTGTCTCTTTTAATGATCAGCATGTTTAGCTTTTTACAGCCAGAGAGAAATAGTGGTCACACTGACCTGCGTACACATGCTATGAACAGCTTTACGAGTCATTTAAATCTGACACCTTCAAACTTCAGGGTCAGGCTGACTGATGGAGCAGCAgcctgtgtgttttatttgaatgtgtCAGCTGTTCCTGCTGTGTTACTCTGACATTTTCATACTTCATTGTGAGTTGACTACACACGGATTCTAACAGGGATATAAAAAGGATGATCTGAAGTTATTCCTGTTTTGTCTTGCAGGTATGATCAAACTGGTGTCCAAACACAGAGCTCAGCTGATTTACACACGTAACACCAAGGGTGGAGATgaggaggcagcagcagcagagaaagcATAACCAGGTACAGCAGGAGACTGGACTTCTCCGCACATCTCACCATGTAGTGTCTATTCTAACCTaccttcttttttccttttgcaggttctcctgtgtgtgtttcctgcAAGCTGTTTGTAAtgaaaagtgtaataaaattgtAAAGACAAAATGAGTTTGTCTGTGTTTCTTAAACTAGATTTGTTTTCCTGGGTCTCACTGTTGCCAGAGTCACCTGATGAGTCTTTGATTCATCTAAGCATTTACTCACATTTACGTGGTTATCTATTGTTTTTTAGTTGGCAGCTGATGGGTCTTAATACTTGTATGTATGAATGAGTGGACAAGCATTAAATGCAGAAGGTATTAGGCTAAAACTAAAGGAGATGCTCCTTCAGTCTGACAGCattgataaaacattttgaaaaattatatcaaaatgAAATAAGTAGGAAAAATAACATTGCAAAAAAAGTTACCATCAAAATTATGATCACTAAAAATTAAGCAtctttttcagtatttaaaattttctacataatcTACTGTAGACTCAAGGGATTTATTGCGTCTGCTTATCATGCTTAATCTTTTAAACATTATTGGTTCCTAATATAAATTCAGTTGTGTACACTAACACAACTGAATTTAAAACTATTCCCTCAACTCATTGATGATTCCATAAATGCTTTGTTTGGCAATAAAAAGCATCTGGCTTTGGAGGTTTATGGTTTGTTGATAACGGCATGAAAAGAAACTCAAATGTTTGCTCAGGGCAATTgatgtgcagcactttggtgaTGGATGATGCTAACCCTCCCTTTGTCACCGCGCAGCATTCCCCCGAGCACCGAACCAAACAAACCGCGGGGTTTACGCCTTCGACATGCATGCAACATCCATCAGGTCCTCCAACACTCGGcctgtaaagaaaacaaacagagctgCATTTGTCTTTTCATTCTGGCTGTCCAGCACaaacttcacattttgaaatgaatttcaACATTTGCAATGGCTCTCCACTAGTGGCTAGTGGATTTAGgacattttactcattttaaattcaagttAAAATATTAGGAGAATCAATCTGCAGTATCCTGGCTGCAAAATAAGTCAGTTTCAGCATTCAATCTTGTGTTCACACCTGCTGTCAATTACAGGCCTGATTAGAAGTGAAAAGAAGCTCAGCAGTaggatttaaaaatgacattaagaCAAGGTAATTGtaatgtttaattgttttagaAGAAACGTTATCAGGAAAAAAACTGTCCCAAAGGTATGATATAAAACGCATTTTGCCTCCCAAATGGCTCAGCAGagcaaaaataacagaacaagGAAGCTCAATTAAATTCAACTCTCTCTTTACCATAAACTTCACATCTTTTATTAGGTCAAGATGTTCTTTTTCACTGACCATAGGCATACAGACTGTTACTCTTGTCCAGTCGgacctttttccttttcagctaGTTTAGTTGATGTCACGTCTGATGTGCTCCTACTGGCATTAGACCTAAAAAAAGCTTCAGTCAAGCTTAATTATTCAAAAACCATCTGCAAATGTTCCATGAATtacaaaacactgtttttatcATTGTGACATACTGGCGACGTGTCCAGGGCGTACCCCGCCTCTCTCCCAGAACTTTAGCTGgagagaggcaccagcacccctcctgaccccactagggacaatgatgttggaaaatggatggatggatgtttttatcATGTCATGTAATAGAATCGGAATGAgtggagatttttcttttgttgatttataaataaaaggcTGCTTTAGAAGTTACTGATGGATCTTCACTAAGAAGTTCAGTAGCTCTGTAAGAATTATGATTCCACTAACCAAATTTGCAGTAACCCACACTTCCCACTGGCTGAACGATCAGGAAGCTCATCTTAATGCCGAGAGCCACGACTGAAGTCTCAGATTAGAAGGTACTTGATCAGACTCTGGGCTGGGCAGTGAAAGTGACACAGAGCATGAAAAACAGCTGCTTTTGTTCATTGCGGATGGCTctgtctgtgtgcgtgtgtgtgtgtgtgtgagtgatgGAAACTCtgccctctcctcctctttccatttttgtctctccctctctcactCAGACCCCCACTGACGGTGATGTTTAAATGTCTGGAGGACAGAGTCGGAGTGGGAGCGCCGTCTCGCGGCGATCAGCCTGGATGCGTCTCCCAGCTCTGGATTTATGGCACGCAGCTGTTGAGCGCCTGACAGACGAGTGAGGAGCTCGAGCGCTGCTGCCTCTCAAGCTGCTGGGAGCAGCTCAGGATCTGCTGCTTTGGAAAAAGGACTGCTGTGCCTCAACACGCAACCGTGAGTAGCTTGGACCGTTTTTATTCCTCGTCATTTGTCGTGTGTGTCTCctcttaaaatgaattttaaaggGTTTTACAGTGCTGACCTTTAACCTAGTAAGTGTGGTTTAAAGGTTTCGTCCACCTTAGCGTTTTATGTGTTGCGCTGTGATAACTTTCCATTCCGCTCAGAGGTTTCCTGGGATTTGGAAAGTATGTTTTTAGTGAGCCGGCTGTGAGCAGTTTTACCATACATGGCCAACAGaagtgaaacacaaaaataactcaCTGTAAGTCCTTACATTAGCCTTGTAGACTGTAGTTTTACACTGCTTGGTTAGTATCAGGTATTGCCTCTGAGTCTGTAGACcatattgcttctttttttaaatgtagttcaCAACACTTGCGTCCTATTTTTAGAAATGAAGGCATCATAGGAGAGCATTGAGACTTGACACCAGCTATCCTCTATACACACAGAGTGAACTTCAGCCCCGGGCTCAAGTATTTTCCTTCCTCTACACATTTAATTGTTGCTAACCAGCCAAAACCTCTAGCGCATGATTTGTTCAAGTTTTAGCTCATGTGGAAACCTGGATCACAGCCCGGACCTGAGGATTTGAAGTGATCATATCCTCAGTTTCATCCAGAGGCCAGAAATCATCAGGGAGACACATTTATCCAGACAATGCATTAGAGCCCTGGATCTCAATCGTTTAACGGCAAGTTAAAACTAAGGTTTACAAGTACACATAGACATTTTACGTCAAGAAGGGCATGGACTTTTTTCCCTATCAGAAACCGTCATCTATTTGCACTGTGTGTTTCATATTTGAGTTTGAAACTAACAGATTAACTTAGAAATGGTCAGATTTTGTGCTAAACTCTGCGCACACTAAGCATTCCTGGCAGTCTGGCAGCGAGGCTCTTCAGGGAGTGTTTATTTGGGTTGCTATGGAGGGATCAGCCTGCGGTTTAAAGCCTGGTGGCAGGACTGAAAGTGGAGCTGAAGGGCGCATCAAACGGATCCAACCTTTAAGGCGCTGCCTCCTcctttattttccagcagctgAATGCACAAAGGCCTCTTAATGTGTTCATTTAAAGTAATTACACTGGATTCCAGCAAAATTCATTAACTATCATAATGAACAAACCAAGGGCTCATTCGCTTAAAGTTCCTGATCTGATCAAGGTGTGAGCACACCAAAAGCTGCTGGTGTTAATAGATTTAGCTCTGGGATATTGGAATGGGTTTAATTGGGAAAGTGTTCTCCTCTTTCAGGCCTCAGTGGAGATCCCTGGAAATGGCAGACATTTAAACGTGAATCGATCCATGCTCTCGAAATCAGCAGATGACggtttttaacagattttcccTGCAGATTCAACCTCTAAACCTGAGTCATTCACACagatatgattaaaaaaatataaacgaGGTGAGATACAtgccaggaaaaaaacaagaatttccACATAACTTATTCCTTATCGGGAGCGCTGCACGTCTCTCTCCCCCCCCCCGTGAAGatattgcagttatttttttcctcctatttGGAGGcaacattcatttatttgttcatgaaAGAGGGGCTATTCATCACTGCTAAGCTTGCAGGGCATGTGACAGGTCCTGTGGAGATGCAGATTTGGTCATAGAAACACTTTCAGCCTTTTATGCCTTTAACACACACTCTCCAAGTGTTTACTGCAGGCAGAGAGAAACAAGCTGGCCCTCTGAGAACCGGGAGCCAGCTCCTCTGCTTTTATCTGTCAGCCCTCgctgtgcagctggaaaaaGATGTTTACCTTCATTATt
It includes:
- the trappc4 gene encoding trafficking protein particle complex subunit 4, with protein sequence MVIFSVYVVNKAGGLIYQYDNYVPRTEVEKTFSYPLDLVLKHHDEKVIVSFGQRDGIKVGHAVLSINGVDVLGKNTADGKDILEYLKDQANYPVSIRFGRARLSSNEKLMLASMFHSLFAIGSQLSPEVGSSGIEMLETDVFKLHCFQTLTGIKFIVLADPRQSGIDALLKKIYEIYSDFALKNPFYSLEMPIRCELFDQNLKSSLEVAEKAGNFGAGS
- the rps25 gene encoding 40S ribosomal protein S25, encoding MPPKQDKKKDTGKSKKDKDPVNKSGGKAKKKKWSKGKVRDKLNNLVLFDKATYDKLYKEVPNYKLITPAVVSERLKIRGSLARNALQELLAKGMIKLVSKHRAQLIYTRNTKGGDEEAAAAEKA